A region from the Lolium perenne isolate Kyuss_39 chromosome 4, Kyuss_2.0, whole genome shotgun sequence genome encodes:
- the LOC127292166 gene encoding transcription elongation factor TFIIS isoform X2, whose protein sequence is MASPPNPGSAHQPLSSSSSRGPLSPFPAAAHFPSHPAGPFLRHHHLPSGDSDGGASLDEFNEDEEGMEDEEDDEEEDAELVDRAARSSQPRRASPQGIGRAVMNEENGVTRVQEGQQQQMYNGETGQFVRFSSRGDEEPGSITGEMRVEDGYGVIGRREGGPASSYWDLLRAHLSDPLTGILMDDAMILSCGHSYGNNGMQHIYRMKACGKCGQPITEDSIRPNLALRLAVQAFRREEESAKTLKRRRDRLEQGFDPNPAAAMATMERELLETFEAAKKAADAAADEDGASSPEAGRCLDALRRLRGFPVTTEVLVSTQVGKRLRYLTKHPHSDIQAVATELFGYWKKVVIEETGKKNGTPVNGKSDSSVAKLEKSQSMKVEKNSTLANVKVEKNSTSATVKAEKNPMSPTVKTEKNPMSPTVKIGKKDVSLKVEKTVNNDSKVQHVKVEKVSKEVSRTPDTKKPSSVANGPPKLTSLVRCNDAARDKYRELLVEAFVKVSPETSKDDREEVRDLLDQVDACDPYRVAVTVESAMFERLGRSNGAQKTKYRSIMFNLKADNNPDFRRRVLLGKVRPGSLVDLSPEEMASDARKLETKQIKEKALFDCERASAPKASTDQFKCGRCGQRKTTYYQLQTRSADEPMTTFVTCVNCNNHWKFC, encoded by the exons ATGGCGTCTCCTCCGAACCCTGGTTCCGCTCACCAGCctctctcctcctcctcatcaagggGGCCGCTCTCTCCCTTCCCCGCCGCAGCCCACTTCCCCTCCCACCCCGCCGGCCCTTTCCTCCGGCACCACCACCTTCCCAGCGGCGACTCCGACGGCGGCGCCTCCCTGGACGAGTTCAACGAAGACGAGGAAGGCATGGAAGACGaagaagacgacgaggaggaggacgccgagCTGGTGGACCGTGCAGCCCGCAGCTCGCAGCCGCGACGCGCTTCCCCTCAAG GAATCGGGCGGGCTGTGATGAATGAGGAGAACGGAGTGACGCGAGTCCAAGAGGGTCAGCAACAGCAGATGTACAACGGCGAAACTGGGCAATTCGTTCGTTTTTCGTCCAGGGGAGATGAAGAACCTGGCTCCATCACTGGGGAGATGAGGGTGGAGGATGGATATGGGGTTATTGGCAGAAGAGAGGGAGGCCCTGCATCTAGCTATTGGGACCTGCTGAGAGCACACCTCTCCGATCCATTGAC AGGTATTCTCATGGACGATGCAATGATTCTATCATGTGGGCATTCTTACGGAAATAATGGGATGCAGCATATCTACAGAATG AAAGCTTGTGGCAAATGTGGTCAGCCAATTACTGAGGACTCCATTCGACCAAACCTGG CTCTTCGCCTCGCAGTTCAGGCATTTAGACGCGAGGAAGAGTCAGCAAAAACATTGAAACGAAGAAGAGATCGCCTTGAACAG GGTTTTGatcccaatcccgccgccgccatggccacCATGGAGAGGGAGCTGCTGGAGACGTTCGAGGCCGCCAAGAAGGCGGCCGACGCGGCCGCCGACGAGGACGGCGCCTCCTCCCCGGAGGCTGGCCGCTGCCTCGATGCGCTGCGCCGCCTGCGCGGATTCCCCGTCACCACCGAGGTCCTCGTCTCCACCCAG GTTGGCAAACGTCTTCGGTACCTTACTAAGCACCCCCACTCAGACATACAGGCCGTGGCTACAGAACTTTTTGGGTACTGGAAGAAGGTTGTTATTGAAGAGACAGGGAAGAAAAACGGCACACCAGTGAATGGAAAATCAGATAGCTCTGTAGCTAAGCTTGAGAAGTCTCAGTCAATGAAGGTTGAAAAGAATTCTACGTTGGCAAATGTGAAGGTGGAAAAGAATTCTACGTCGGCAACTGTGAAGGCAGAAAAGAATCCTATGTCGCCAACTGTGAAGACTGAAAAGAATCCTATGTCGCCAACTGTGAAGATTGGAAAAAAGGATGTGAGTTTGAAGGTTGAGAAGACTGTGAATAATGATTCCAAAGTTCAACATGTGAAGGTAGAGAAGGTTTCAAAAGAAGTCAGTAGAACTCCTGATACAAAGAAGCCATCGTCTGTTGCAAACGGTCCCCCAAAGCTGACATCCCTTGTCAGATGCAACGATGCTGCTCGGGACAAATACAGGGAACTTCTTGTTGAGGCCTTCGTCAAGGTCTCCCCGGAAACTAGCAAGGATGACAGAGAGGAAGTGAGGGACCTCTTGGATCAAGTAGATGCATGCGACCCATACAGAGTGGCTGTGACAGTGGAGTCAGCGATGTTCGAGAGGCTAGGACGTTCCAATGGGGCTCAGAAAACGAAGTACAGATCGATAATGTTCAACCTGAAGGCTGATAACAACCCTGACTTCCGGCGGAGGGTTCTGTTGGGCAAAGTGAGGCCTGGGAGCCTTGTGGACTTATCCCCCGAGGAGATGGCTAGCGACGCCAGGAAGCTCGAGACCAAGCAGATCAAGGAGAAGGCTCTGTTTGACTGTGAACGTGCATCGGCACCGAAGGCATCGACCGACCAGTTCAAATGCGGGAGGTGCGGACAGCGGAAGACAACGTACTACCAGCTGCAGACACGGAGTGCCGACGAGCCGATGACGACGTTCGTTACATGTGTGAACTGCAACAACCACTGGAAGTTCTGCTGA
- the LOC127292166 gene encoding U-box domain-containing protein 62 isoform X1 — protein MASPPNPGSAHQPLSSSSSRGPLSPFPAAAHFPSHPAGPFLRHHHLPSGDSDGGASLDEFNEDEEGMEDEEDDEEEDAELVDRAARSSQPRRASPQGIGRAVMNEENGVTRVQEGQQQQMYNGETGQFVRFSSRGDEEPGSITGEMRVEDGYGVIGRREGGPASSYWDLLRAHLSDPLTGILMDDAMILSCGHSYGNNGMQHIYRMKACGKCGQPITEDSIRPNLALRLAVQAFRREEESAKTLKRRRDRLEQDKNDNDDPNLTELSRGKGVQYPFAVFDQVIIKGNKRTPERFVGRVAVVTAQCLNGWYVVKTLDNAESVKLQYRSLAKFTEGSEASVMVLNNAQNASWL, from the exons ATGGCGTCTCCTCCGAACCCTGGTTCCGCTCACCAGCctctctcctcctcctcatcaagggGGCCGCTCTCTCCCTTCCCCGCCGCAGCCCACTTCCCCTCCCACCCCGCCGGCCCTTTCCTCCGGCACCACCACCTTCCCAGCGGCGACTCCGACGGCGGCGCCTCCCTGGACGAGTTCAACGAAGACGAGGAAGGCATGGAAGACGaagaagacgacgaggaggaggacgccgagCTGGTGGACCGTGCAGCCCGCAGCTCGCAGCCGCGACGCGCTTCCCCTCAAG GAATCGGGCGGGCTGTGATGAATGAGGAGAACGGAGTGACGCGAGTCCAAGAGGGTCAGCAACAGCAGATGTACAACGGCGAAACTGGGCAATTCGTTCGTTTTTCGTCCAGGGGAGATGAAGAACCTGGCTCCATCACTGGGGAGATGAGGGTGGAGGATGGATATGGGGTTATTGGCAGAAGAGAGGGAGGCCCTGCATCTAGCTATTGGGACCTGCTGAGAGCACACCTCTCCGATCCATTGAC AGGTATTCTCATGGACGATGCAATGATTCTATCATGTGGGCATTCTTACGGAAATAATGGGATGCAGCATATCTACAGAATG AAAGCTTGTGGCAAATGTGGTCAGCCAATTACTGAGGACTCCATTCGACCAAACCTGG CTCTTCGCCTCGCAGTTCAGGCATTTAGACGCGAGGAAGAGTCAGCAAAAACATTGAAACGAAGAAGAGATCGCCTTGAACAG GACAAAAATGACAACGACGATCCAAACCTGACCGAACTTTCCAGAGGCAAAGGTGTTCAGTATCCTTTCGCTGTCTTCGACCAGGTCATAATCAAG GGGAATAAGAGGACGCCGGAACGGTTCGTGGGGCGCGTAGCGGTCGTGACAGCACAGTGCCTGAACGGATG GTATGTGGTGAAGACTTTGGACAATGCGGAGAGCGTGAAGCTGCAGTACCGTTCGTTGGCAAAGTTCACTGAAGGCAGCGAGGCTTCTGTGATGGTCTTGAACAATGCCCAGAATGCAAGCTGGTTGTGA